TTTTTTACCTTCTGCTTTGCTTTTTAACCTCTCTTTTGATTCTTTAATCGTTTTACCTTTTTTCTTCATTTTAGCCTCTTATTTTTTCTTGGATTTAACCTTTTTACTAGACTTCTTGTTTTTAGAAGATTTGCTACTTTTCTTTGATTTTTTATTTTCTGATGATTTTTCTTCTGAGCTTTCAGTTGTAACTTGATTACGTTTTTCAAGCTCTTTTTTTGTAATAATTTCCTTAATAACTTTTTTCTTGTCAGGATCATAATAGGAAACTTCAACGTTATCATAAATTTCCTTATTTTTCTTTTTCAAGCTGAAACTTCTTATTCTTTCATCATTAATATTAAAAATCTCAACAGTATCATTCTTTTCCATTTCTTCATCATCAAAAATGATTATCTTATCATCAGATACTTTCATATTAAGTCCAGTTTCCTTGACGACTCTGTTAATAAAAGCCAAATCTGTTTCCTGATTCTGATCTAGTCTTTCAAAAAACTCATTATCTGCATATATTTCAGCATTCATTTTATGCTTATTTGCAATCTGTGTAACAAGCTCTTTCAGAGTTATTTTTTCCCAAGCAACACTATTTTTCTGATCTCTAATATTCTGGTCTAATGGTAAAGCTAAACATTTCAAATTAAGCCTGTCATTTTCAAATGTCGGCTCATCTACATAAAACGTTCCCAAATCCAAAAAATCAGTTTCATTTCCTGTTTCTTCGTGAATTCCCACAAGAAGTTGAGCATTTTCGTCAGGATACCATTCTTTAAGCCAGCGATAATCTAAATTTTCAAGTTCCAGCTCCAAGTCATCTATTGCATTCTTAGAGTTATCAGTATAGTTTAGAGATGAAATAGAATGGGCTATCTCATCAGAAATATCAACTTTATTAAAAATAACAATTACTCTTATGTTCCTAGCAAAAGCCACTTCTATTCACCTCTTTTCCAAGGTGGCAAACGCTCATCGTTATCATTTTCTTCATCGGCGATTTCAGGAATAATAACAGGAATATTGGCATCGAAAATGGCAATGTCAATTAATCTTAAATTGCTTCTTATAAGGTCGTGAAAATATCCTTCACTTCCGTAAACTTTAAAAGCTATCAAGTCCCAAGTGTCCCCTAAAACTGTTCTGTATACTTTTACTTTTGCCATTATCCGAATGCCGTCCTTTCTTTTTTGTTTTTAGCTTTTTCCAATGCTCTCATTACTGCTTTTTCGATTGCACTAGTATCAGCATTCCCATTTACTGTTATACTAATATTAATAACATCTCCGCCACTTGAACCTTCATTACTTCTAAGCCCTGACATTCTCTCTTTTAGTCCGCTAATCCTATCTCTAAAACTGTTTTTAGTTTCACGATTATTCAGGATTTGAGTACCACGAGGTAAATTCAATAACATTTCGCGTTCTGCTAAAAATGCTGGTTTACCAGGTATTTGAATTAATTCTGCTCCACGTTCTGCTACTGTTGTAAGTCCTCCACTCCAGTAGTTTGTTCCAGCAGCATTCATTCCTAACATTCCTTTAATTCCGTTTGAAATCGGATTATTTGCAACTGCTGATTTTATATCGTTCCATTTTTGCTTAAAATAATCAACTACTCCATCAATAGCTTTTTTTAGCCCACCAGCAACTGTATCAAAAGCACTTTTTATTCCATTCCAAACTTCTGTTGCCTTTGTTTTCATTTCATTCCACTTAGTTGAAAAATAAGATTTAACATCCTCAATTCCAGTTTTTATTTTATTCCATAATTCTACTGCCTTGCTTTTTATAACATTCCACACTCCAATAACCACTCCTTTAATTGCATTCCATACAAATCGTGCAACAGCAACTAAAGTTCTCCATATAGTTTTTATTATCATAATATTTGTCCTGATTACAACGACAATAGCAACAATAACAACTAAAATTACAGCTTTTATCACGGTCCATACAACTTTTATGGCTACCGTCAATACTTTCCAAGCCGCTTTTATAATATTGATGTATGTTTTAACATATACAGCTATTATTTTAATCACCACAAGCACAACCGCTTTAATAACGTTCCACACAGCAACTACTACTGGTTGCAACACTTTCCAAACAGCTTTTATAACGGCTATATAGGTTTTTACATAAATCGCTATACCTTGCATAACAACGCTTGCCACCACCTTAATAGCATTCCATACTTCCATAACTGTTGGCTTTATGATCTGCCAAATTTGCTTGATAAAATCCACACCTTGTTTAACAATATTTTTTATTCCTGTTATCACGTTCATTACTGTTGGCTTTATCCCTTGCCAGACTTGTTTTATAAAGTTAGCTACTGCTTTAAATATTGCATTCACTCCATTTCTAAACCAAGCACATTTGTTATATAAAACTACAACAATTGCTATGACAGCCACTATTGCAACAATTATTAAAATAACAGGATTTGCCATAAAAGCCGCTTTAATCGCTAAGCCTACTTTTTTGAACATTGAACCAACTTTACTTATTGTTGGAAATGCTGTTTTAAATCCTTCAGCAAAACTTCCGGCTGCTTTAAATTTATCGAATATTAACATCCCTTTTGATATCCCGCTAAATAAAGGTGCAAATCCTTTGGCTAATCCACCAATTCCTATTTTAAAAGCGGCTAATGCTGCTACACCTTTTAAAATATTTGTAGTTAATTGCGGATGTTTCTGAATAAATTGAGAAAATTTCTTGATTAACGGACCAATCGAATTTGCAACTTGAACTAAACTAGGTCCTAAAGCAGAACCTAAATCCACTCCCATGTTTACGACTCTATTTTTTAAAGTTGAAAAAGCATTTCCCATTGTCTTTAATCTTTGGTTGTATTCCTTATCGACACTTCCAGCTGTTTTTGCTCTGTCATGAGCTTTTTTCATATTCGCACTAACATCATCAATATGTTTTGCCAGTTCAGAGGCTGATTGAATAGATTCTTTACCAAATAACTCTTTAAGAGTTGTTGCTTGAACATCTTTTGGTAACTTCTTAATTCTTTGAAAAACATCAACTAAAGTTCCTTCTCCGTCTTTTGTCATTCTTTTGGCAACGTCTTCCGCATCTAGTCCTAATGACTTGAAAGCTGCTCTTGCACTTTTTGTTGCCGAACTTCCAGCCATTAATCCTAGTGATATATTTTTTAATCCAGTAGCCGCAACTTCAGATGGAACAGAAAATGATACTAAACTCGCTCCTAATCCTGCAACTCCCTCTTTAGAAATACCAGCCATTCCACCCAATCCAGCTACTCTGCTTGAAATATCTGCTACTTCTGGAGCTGTGACAGCCACGGTGTTTGCTAAATAATTAATTACATCAGCATATTGCATTACTCCGTTCTGATCTAAATTTAATTGTGCCCTTGTTTTTGCTAAAAAGTTTCCTGCTGCCTCAGTATTCATATCAAAAGCAACTTTAATTTTAGCTGCATCTTTAGTATATTTTTCCAATTCATCTGTTTTTATTCCCGCTTGAGCTCCTGCTCCTGCAATTTGAAATAATTCCACTTGTGACAACGGACTGTTCTCACTAAAATTTCTCATTGCTTTGTAAAATCCTGTTTCCATTTCCTTTGAACTAAATTCTGCGACTTTTCTTAAGTCTGCTTGTGCATTTTCCAAGTCAACTGCTAATTTAACAGGAACAGCCAAAGCTCCAACTATTCCCATACCTTGTATTATCTGTTTATCACCAAAATCATTCATTTTCCCGGCAAATTCTTTTCTTGCTTCATATTTACCTTGTATTTCTTTCAATTTATTCATTTTCTCAAGTTCTTTATCAACTTCTTGAGCTTTATTCCTATAATTTTGAAGACTTGCTCCCTCGGCTTCGATTGCACTTCTTGCGGCTTCAAACATATGTTTCTGCCGTTCTTTCTGTTTATTTAGAGTTTCTACAGCTTTTTCAGTCTGTTTAATTTGTTTTGCTAAATCCTTGTTTTCGTATCCACTTTTTTCATATTCAGCTTTCAGTTTTTCCAAATGTTCTTTTGTAGCTTTGAATTGTTGAGTGATTCTATTATAACTTTCACGAATTTTATCCATTTTTTCAAAAGACTTTTGAGTTTTTTGTAGTTCTTTAGTTTTTTGATCCAGTTCCTTTATGCTTTTACTCGCATTTTTCATAGCATTTGCTACCTGCATCATTCCTGAAACTGCACCAGCTACTGTTGCACCTAAAACTAAATTTAACTCTAAATTTTTAGACATATAACCCCCTTTTCTTTGACGAAAAAATAATTAATCCGCCTTTTTTATTCACTTTCTTCTTCCCGTCTTGCCTTTTCATCCTCAATTAACTGATTCGCCCTTAATATCCAATAATCTAATTCATCAAAGGTACAGGACATTAACGTTTCATAGCTCATATTGATTTTGAAATAGTTAAGTCCTGCAAGCAAATCTGTTATCAGATCCAAAAATATTTCTACATCTCTGTTTGTGGCTGGGTTTCTTTGTTCTTTTTCTCCTCTTCTATATCCCAGCCTTTCGTCAAAAACTTTTTAGTCTGATTCAAAATTTTCAAAAAGTCTGAAGCACCAAGTTTTAATAAATCTCCGTATTTAATTCCTGAAGCCTTTTCTGCAACGCTTAATCCCCAAGGGTCATCGAAATCCTTAAAACTTTCTGCTGCTTTTCCTGTTCTCATTTTGTAATTTCTTGAACATTCCAGCAAATCATTTCCTGTTAAACTGTCAAAATCCAAGTTAATTTCCTTATATTTTTTACTTCCCAAAGTATATTCTTTTGATAATTCAATAATCATTCCTATCCTCCTTAAATATGTCCTAACAATTTTCTGACAATATTATTATAATCACCATTTACACTAGCGATTCCGTTCAACACATCTATATTGATAATTGTTTTGCCGTTTATAGTTAGTTTGTAATAAGTTAAGCTCATATCAAATGAGCCTTCAAATTTTTTACCATTCTGAACTTTTGGTCCATCAAATTTGGTAATAAATCCTTTCATTGTAGCGTCTACTCCAGTTATTTTGGGAGAGTGCGTCATTCTATTTAATTCTTGCAACGCTCCAAGACATTCAACCTGAATAGAATCGCTGTTATTAAAGTTCAATAATGTATCATTCATGCTATCCATTTTTATTTTTACAGACATTTTTTTATAGTGCCCAATTAACGGAGCTTCAAATTCCGCTGCCATTCCAAGCTGTTCTGTTGTTACCGTTGCATATTCAATGTTCGGAAGTTCGACTTCCCCGACACCTTCAAGATTGTTTGTTCCATTTATGTATAAATCGGCATCCACAATCGCTAAAGGTAATTTTGTCTTTGCCATTTTCTAATTCCTCCTATTTTCCTAAACTATTTGCAAACTCTGTTAATGCGTCCACATCATATTTTTTCTTAAATGTTGCCGATTTCATGCCAGGAATCACCCCTAATTTAATAATCCAAGTAATATCACCGTTCATAACATTAATAGCATCGTTATCTTCGCTTGATAAAGCCGCACTTGCACTTAATAAATCATTTCTGGCTACAATGGCATTCAATCTAATATTCATTGATTTTGTTACTGTTTCAGCTAATTTTTTAGAAAATTTCTTATCCACTTTATCAAAATAACTTATAACCAATTCATTTCCCACATATTTAAGCATTCTACGAGTATTTATAAATTTGTCCTTTGGATCTGTTGCTATTGGATTAAGTGCAGTTTCAGATCCCCAGCAACGCCAGCCTTTAAAATTAATAGCTGTAACTACTCCATTTTTATTTAAAAAATTAGCCTGTTGTTCTTTATCTAAAATTATTTCCTCTAATTTTCCATTTGAATTTTTCCAATATAAGCTGTCACATTTATATGCAAAGTTAGACGGCACCTGGGAGGGTACTCCATTTTTTTCGTTATCTACTGATAATGATAATGCACCATACTGAATAGACTGAATATATTTTTTGCCAGCTAATCCCAAAGTTCCATACAGTACAATTTGGTCATTTCCATTAATGTTGTTATCGTCTTTCCATTTTGGAATTTGGTCATAAGGCTTGTCAATTGGTGCATTAATTAATGCAACTGCCTCAAACATATTTCCGTTTATATTTTTAGCTTTTGTTTGCATAATCGCCGCAACTTCACTATCGCTTGAAAAATCTGGAATATCAATGAAAGCTGGTAATTCTGAATATTTTAAATAAACTTCATCTAATAGCTCTAACCCTGTTCTTTTCATTGTTGAAATATCATATCCACCTAAAGCCTGTGCTTTCGTTACTTTTGACAAGTCAATTTCTTCATATTCAATATCAATTTTAGTTCCATTCGATGGTTTAGCATATATTTCGAGCCCTTCATCTGTCCACATCGTTACAGCGTCTGAAATAACTTGTGATGTTGCATTTTCTTTAACTACTAATGTATCTGTTATTACTTTGTGATTTGGAATAACAACTTTACCATTTGTTAAACTCAAATCATTTTGAGTTTTTTTAACTGTTTTATGTTTTTCAAGATCCAAGATATTCACAACATAAAGCGGTGCTACTTTATACAACTCAAAAAATACTTTTATTGCTTGCGAAATTGAAAAATCCAAGTCGTAAGTATCTCCAAAATACTGAATAGCTTCTTTATAAGTTCCTAATCTTACAATCTCGTTCACTCTTCTGTTTTCTTTTTTTACTTTATTCATCGGTGCAGTCCCTACAATAAAATGTCCGTAATCAAGCACTATCGGTAGTGATATGTCACTCGATGTCTCAGTTTGATAAGTTCCGTGTTTATACCCCATTATTCAGCCTCCTCTCTTATTTGGTCTTTAATTTGCTGTGTTACTGTTTCAAGCAATTTTTCATTTTGCAATGCTTCACTAGCTTGATTAACATCCACCAAAGTTCTTTTCAAAAGCGGATATTTCTCAAGTTTTGCTTCAATTACTTCGTTGGTGTAGTAAATAACACCTTTTGTAAATCTAATATCTTTAAATTCCAGCGTATCTCCCAAATAAATATATTGCTTTTTATCTTCCATTATTCCTCCTTCAAAATTTCAGGCTCAACAGGATAATCCCAAACCGTAAATGTAATTCTCGAAAATATAAAATCTCCAAACTCATCGCTATATAAATCACACTTAAATTCCTTATCTTCCCGTATTGCCCAGCCTCTTTCATTGTAAACTTTAGTCAAAAGTTTGCTTCTGATTTCTTCACCTTTGTAAAGATTATCAATATAATCTTCGTTTTTAGTACCAACTATTATTTCAAAAGTAGCGTCGCAATCATAACTGTCCATTCCTTCCGTAATTTGCCTTGAACTCAAAGCTCTTAATGTCACACAAGGAAAAAACGGCTTCTTCTGCCCCGTGTTTTTATCAATTTCACCGTATCTCCTAACTGGCAACGCCCCTCGGAATATTTGATAATCGGTATCTTTAAATTCCTCACACAAAAAGTCATACAAACTTTTTTCAATAACTTTAATACTCATAAATTACATTGACAAGAGCCTATTCAACTCATGTTCAAACCTTTCGTTTAATTTTTGAGACATAAATTCATCAAGATCAGGTAACCACGTTGTAGGTCCTAACATCTGCGGAGCAGACGGTCCATATTTTCTCTTAATCGGTAGCCGTCCACTTCCTTCCCTTTCAAATGCTCCTAAATGACCGTCTTTATATGCTATAAATGTTCTGTCATTTAGCATTATTCCGTTTCCATTTTTTACTGTTGCCGTTACCGATGTTCTCCCAGTTCTTGTACTCGGATTCAATTGGAAATGGTCTAATCCCAAATAACTTCCATTAGAATTGATTTCAGCCATAAGCTTACCAGGATTAGCCCTTTTCATAGTCAATCCGCTTAATAAATCCCCATATTTAACCGTATAGGTCTTAGTTGCATTTCTAACCATACGAGTTTTACTCATAGTTGAAACCCTATTCAAAGCACTTGCCAAAGCCCTTGGAGCTTGTTGTGGAAATTCAACGAACTTATTCTCAATATCATTAAGGATACTTTCATCAAATTGAATCGTAAACATCTAAATCAACTCCTAATAATCAGTGTATCTATACAAATCAAGTTCATACATACCAAAGTTCTCTTTACAGTTTGCAACTATCCATTCTTTATTGTCAAAATCTATCCTCATATTCCCCTCAGGCTTATACTTCAAATATTTTTTATCAATAAATACTGTAATCCCTTCCTTGTAAAATCCACTTTCTATTGTTAATTTTCCACTAATTTCCTTTTCTTGAAAACTGTCCTCATCTGTCACACAAATAACATCAACACCATTTAAATTATGTGTTTCTCCAAATTCTTCTGAATTTAAAAACACATTTTGTATATCATTTTCTAAAATATCTTTAAAATTCATGTTCTTTTACCTATTTTTTCTTATTTTTATCCGTTTTAGATTCAGAATCTGACACTCCTGTTTCTTCTGGAATGTCATTTGTGTCTGCTTTTTTACTGTCTTTTTTCTCTATCAGTCCTCTGTTGATACAATTTTCAATCACATCTTTTTCCAGTATTTGAACTTCTTCGCCGATATTTTGTATTTTTCCGTCATAAATAAACGATTCTTTAACTATATACATTGCCATCAACCATCACCTACTTAACTTTTAGAACTTTCAATGATTTTGTGTTCAAAGGAATTGTTACTGGTTTTGACATTGTACGGATTGTAATAGTATCATTTTCTTCCTTTGTGTAGGTTCTAGGGATTAAATCCCCTTCCAAAAGTCCATCTTTAATTGTACTTACAGCTCCAAATTTTACTAAATTCCCTTTCGGTGCAAATAAAGCTGTGTAATCTGGAATAATTGCTTTTGTTTTAGTTTGCTTTGTAGATTTATCCACATAATCGTAATATTCTTGATATTCAAAAACATCAATTCCTAATCCAGTCAATGTACCAATATAACTTGCACCATTTACACCCTCAACTTCAGGTCTTATATCCCCAAAATAAGCATTTCTAAGATTCATCATATTTTGTACAGCTTTATTATTAATAAATAATTCCGCAGCCAATGGGTCAAGAATTATGGCTTCTGGTCTAGTTCCTCCAGCTTTATTAATTTCGCTTAATACAGCCTTTATATCTTTAATTGGGTCAGAATTAGCATTGTCCCAAGTTGAAGCGACGGTTGTATGATGTTCCGTAGAAGAGTTATCATAATATTTGATTGTGTCTGATATTCCTTCTCCGTCGATTGTAGTTTGTAATTTATATAATGTTTCAGCTGCCATAGCCTCCCAACGTCTTGCAATCTGTTCGCTTTGTTCCTGCAAAGTTTCGGCAATTTTTTTCTGTCTTTTTGTATCAGGATCACTTTGTGAAAACGGATTTTCTCCTGGCAATCTTTCAAAAGTCAACTCATCTGCGTGAAACGTCTTTTTAGGAGCTACTGCATAAGGTTTGAATGTTCTTCCTGAAAATGTATCTTTTGGCATTTCCTCTCCGTCAACATATCTATCAACAAATGGAGCCATCAATCTTCTACCATTTTTAAATTCAATAGTTACTGTTTCAGTATCCAAATTTTCCCTATTTGCAAAAAACGTATCAAATAAAAATGTTCTTGGTCTCGGCATTGCCTCTGTTACTAAAAATAATGTTCTTAAACTCAAATCTAAATTCATGCTCATTGTTATTCCTTACCTCCTAATGTTCTTAAATAAATATTTCTGTCGCTACATAATTCAATTACTTTTTCCTCTGTTGCTGTACCAAAGTTCACTTTATCAATATTAAATTCACCTTCAGTATAAACAGTTGTTTTTGCAGTAGCTCCAGTTGCATCTGCATCTCTTGTAACAATTCCAAATACTTTTCCAGTATCGGTTATTATCGCACCGTCTTTATCCACAATATCTCCTCTTTTCACAGTTTTTCCGACCTGTAAAACGAGTTCTGCTACAACCAGTTCCTTTTTCCCAACAATCAAATGATCTGGCTCATTTGTATAATCATGTTTCATATTTATTTACCGCCTTTCTTAAAAAATGCTAAAATTTTATTTGCTGCTTTTTGCTCATCATTAACTCCATCATCATTACCTTTCGGCATATTGTTAAGTGGTTTCCCTTCATCTTGTATCCTGTTAAGTTTATTTTGATTTTCCTGTTTCATTAAACTTACAATTTCCAATGCTAAATCTCTAGCATTTTTAGGCTCTTTGAATTTAGCTTTATCAACTACTTCGTGGTTATATCCTAAATTCTCGATTTCCTGTATCCTTGTTCTTTCTTCCTTTACTCCAATTTCTTTTCCTTCATTTACAATTTCGGCATAAATGTCAGGAAATTGTGCTTTTATTTCATCTTTTGTCATTTTTCCACTTCCTTTTCCGTTATTTTTTATATTTTTATCAACATTAAAGTTTTTAAACTCCGCCATATTAAATACCATATTGTTTGAAATAACCTTATTTTCTACAACTTGAATATCTGTATTTTCGATTATTTCATCAATAAACCCATATTTCAACGCTTCTTCAGCACTTAACCAGCTTTCACTATCCATAAGTTCTGATAATTTTTCTTTATCAATATTAACTTTTTGCAAATAAGTTTCCGTTATCGAATTTTTGTATTTTTCAAGTACATCTGCCTGTTTTCTCATCTCTTCTGAATCCCCCATTGCAATTGTTGAAGGGTTATGTATCATAAACAAAGCGTTTTTAGGCATTCTAACTGTATCTCCAGCACACGTGATTAAAGTAGCCGCACTTGCTGCAATACCATCAATATTTACAGTTACTTTGGCTTTATGTCTTCTCAAAGCATTATTAATTGCAATAGCAGTGTCAACTACCCCGCCATTTGAATTAATATAGACATTAATATTTTCTACATCTAAGTCAGCTAAATATTCTGTAACTTCCTTAGCACTTATGGTATCACCCCAAAAACTTTCAGCTATATCACCATATAACATCAATTCGGCATTTTTATCATCGTTTTTAACTATATTCCATATAGTTTTATTCCTCTGGCTCATTGTTTGGTGGTTCGGTATAAATTGTCCCATCCAAAATCACTCCTTTCTCATTTGCTATTTTTTGTTCTTTTGCCAATATTTTTATATTTTGTTCAAAATCTCCCCCATTTAATTCAATAGTTTCACGGCTTCTCGTTGATAACCCGGCATTTATTCTCAAAATTGCCGCATTAACTTCTTTCGTAGGATCTAACTGTCCTTGTGATGTTCCACTCCAAATTGCGTTACTATATGCTTTTCTAATCAAAATGTCATTTTCAAAATCATTTATTTCTACTCTTCCTAGTAAAACTGCCTCTCTTAGCCACTCTTCATAAACAAGTTGGCAAAAATTTTTAGCAAACCATTCACGTTTTTTTCTAAAAGTTTTCCACGCTTCCAATAAAGCTGCTCTACTTGCTGAATAGCTGCTTGTAAAGTGCATTATCATAAGTTCATAAGGAATACCCAAGCTACTTCCGATTTGTCGTATTATAGCCGTCATAAATGGCTCAAATTGTGCATTAGGTCTTGCCGGATTTACAGATGTCGCTTTTTCCCCCTTATTAAGAGTTACTATTGCACCACTTGAAAGCTCCAACGTTCCAGATTCTTCGTTTGCTATGGCATCTTTTTGTCCGACGTTCGATAAATCCCCTGGATTTGTTTGAGGTATATCAGCCGATTCAATAAAAATTGTAAACATACTGCTTATAATTGCACTCGTTAATTCTGCATTTGTATATCTATCAAGTTGTTTCAGACTTTCCATTACAGGAGCTAATATTGGCACGCCTCTTACTTGTCCTGGACGCTCCGAAGTTGTCAAATGGATTATATTTAATTGGCTTTCGCTTCCATACATTTTTACATATTTATGTTGATTCGTACCCATAATTTCGTCGTTTGGATTATGTTCCTGAATATAGTAACCATCAATACGTCCATTTTTGTCAAATTGTACTCCCTGAACAATAGAAGTGTCACTCATTTTATTGCTTGGAGTATTTACTCTGTCAGGCTCAATTATGGATAATTTCAAACTATACGGATTTTCTGGAGTTTCAAAATAATTCAAATGAATAAAACATTCTCCATTTAACAACGTTGTCAAAAAAACTAAATCTTGAATTTCGTAAAAGTTAAGTAAACCTGTTTGATCTATTTTAGAATTACTCCATAAATTAAATTCTTTTTCAATTTTAGTTTCTAACGTTTCTATCTCATCTTCGGATAAGTTTACAATATCTGAATCAATACTTGATTTTAATTTTAATCCTGAACCAACAGCATTCATTTTCATTGTATTCAAAGCTCCATTAGCTAGAGGTGCCCCCATATATAAATCTCTGGAACGAGCCACAAGTTTTTCACGGTAGTTATAAATGTCGTTCTTCACTCCACCGAGAGAAGCAAACCATCCTCTCAAAGATTTTTTACGGGTACTCGCCCCATGTTCTCCATAACCTTTATTCATTATTTTTTGATTTTGGTTAAACAGCTTTAGCCTTTCTCTTGCTCCAGCCATCTTTAATGCTTTTTCTGGATTAAATACTCCTACTGCCTTATCAAATAAATTCAATCATTTCCACCTCCTAACTATTACAAATCTCTTATTATAACCTGTACAGACTGTGTACGCCGTCCACTGTTTTGTGCAAGTGTTAAATTATGCTCCCATAATTGTCTAGCTTTTATAATTTCGGTTAAGTCTGCCCTAGTCAATTCTCTGCTTCCAATTTTATAGCTCTGTCCCAACAATACAGATTTTTCAGCCTTAATATATGAATTTATCATTTCTTTGCAAGTTTCTACACTATACATTTTTACCTCCCTATATTCCGCTACGAATTATTCGCCTACCATTATTTCTTTGTTGTGTCCTAAAATTATTAAGCACATCCGTTGAATACCGTATATTTAAGTTAGGATTCGCTATTCTCAATGCCGCCTGTGCATAATTCCGAATGTCCAAAGGCTCATTTCTTTTATCTCCGATTGTTTTCCACTCGATTTTAGCTTGCCCTTTGCTAAATGTAACAATTTTTATTTCAGAAGTAAGTC
The sequence above is a segment of the Leptotrichia trevisanii DSM 22070 genome. Coding sequences within it:
- a CDS encoding phage late control D family protein codes for the protein MAFARNIRVIVIFNKVDISDEIAHSISSLNYTDNSKNAIDDLELELENLDYRWLKEWYPDENAQLLVGIHEETGNETDFLDLGTFYVDEPTFENDRLNLKCLALPLDQNIRDQKNSVAWEKITLKELVTQIANKHKMNAEIYADNEFFERLDQNQETDLAFINRVVKETGLNMKVSDDKIIIFDDEEMEKNDTVEIFNINDERIRSFSLKKKNKEIYDNVEVSYYDPDKKKVIKEIITKKELEKRNQVTTESSEEKSSENKKSKKSSKSSKNKKSSKKVKSKKK
- a CDS encoding major capsid protein, with product MSMNLDLSLRTLFLVTEAMPRPRTFLFDTFFANRENLDTETVTIEFKNGRRLMAPFVDRYVDGEEMPKDTFSGRTFKPYAVAPKKTFHADELTFERLPGENPFSQSDPDTKRQKKIAETLQEQSEQIARRWEAMAAETLYKLQTTIDGEGISDTIKYYDNSSTEHHTTVASTWDNANSDPIKDIKAVLSEINKAGGTRPEAIILDPLAAELFINNKAVQNMMNLRNAYFGDIRPEVEGVNGASYIGTLTGLGIDVFEYQEYYDYVDKSTKQTKTKAIIPDYTALFAPKGNLVKFGAVSTIKDGLLEGDLIPRTYTKEENDTITIRTMSKPVTIPLNTKSLKVLKVK
- a CDS encoding phage tail protein, whose translation is MFTIQFDESILNDIENKFVEFPQQAPRALASALNRVSTMSKTRMVRNATKTYTVKYGDLLSGLTMKRANPGKLMAEINSNGSYLGLDHFQLNPSTRTGRTSVTATVKNGNGIMLNDRTFIAYKDGHLGAFEREGSGRLPIKRKYGPSAPQMLGPTTWLPDLDEFMSQKLNERFEHELNRLLSM
- a CDS encoding phage tail tape measure protein, with translation MSKNLELNLVLGATVAGAVSGMMQVANAMKNASKSIKELDQKTKELQKTQKSFEKMDKIRESYNRITQQFKATKEHLEKLKAEYEKSGYENKDLAKQIKQTEKAVETLNKQKERQKHMFEAARSAIEAEGASLQNYRNKAQEVDKELEKMNKLKEIQGKYEARKEFAGKMNDFGDKQIIQGMGIVGALAVPVKLAVDLENAQADLRKVAEFSSKEMETGFYKAMRNFSENSPLSQVELFQIAGAGAQAGIKTDELEKYTKDAAKIKVAFDMNTEAAGNFLAKTRAQLNLDQNGVMQYADVINYLANTVAVTAPEVADISSRVAGLGGMAGISKEGVAGLGASLVSFSVPSEVAATGLKNISLGLMAGSSATKSARAAFKSLGLDAEDVAKRMTKDGEGTLVDVFQRIKKLPKDVQATTLKELFGKESIQSASELAKHIDDVSANMKKAHDRAKTAGSVDKEYNQRLKTMGNAFSTLKNRVVNMGVDLGSALGPSLVQVANSIGPLIKKFSQFIQKHPQLTTNILKGVAALAAFKIGIGGLAKGFAPLFSGISKGMLIFDKFKAAGSFAEGFKTAFPTISKVGSMFKKVGLAIKAAFMANPVILIIVAIVAVIAIVVVLYNKCAWFRNGVNAIFKAVANFIKQVWQGIKPTVMNVITGIKNIVKQGVDFIKQIWQIIKPTVMEVWNAIKVVASVVMQGIAIYVKTYIAVIKAVWKVLQPVVVAVWNVIKAVVLVVIKIIAVYVKTYINIIKAAWKVLTVAIKVVWTVIKAVILVVIVAIVVVIRTNIMIIKTIWRTLVAVARFVWNAIKGVVIGVWNVIKSKAVELWNKIKTGIEDVKSYFSTKWNEMKTKATEVWNGIKSAFDTVAGGLKKAIDGVVDYFKQKWNDIKSAVANNPISNGIKGMLGMNAAGTNYWSGGLTTVAERGAELIQIPGKPAFLAEREMLLNLPRGTQILNNRETKNSFRDRISGLKERMSGLRSNEGSSGGDVINISITVNGNADTSAIEKAVMRALEKAKNKKERTAFG
- a CDS encoding head maturation protease, ClpP-related, giving the protein MGQFIPNHQTMSQRNKTIWNIVKNDDKNAELMLYGDIAESFWGDTISAKEVTEYLADLDVENINVYINSNGGVVDTAIAINNALRRHKAKVTVNIDGIAASAATLITCAGDTVRMPKNALFMIHNPSTIAMGDSEEMRKQADVLEKYKNSITETYLQKVNIDKEKLSELMDSESWLSAEEALKYGFIDEIIENTDIQVVENKVISNNMVFNMAEFKNFNVDKNIKNNGKGSGKMTKDEIKAQFPDIYAEIVNEGKEIGVKEERTRIQEIENLGYNHEVVDKAKFKEPKNARDLALEIVSLMKQENQNKLNRIQDEGKPLNNMPKGNDDGVNDEQKAANKILAFFKKGGK
- a CDS encoding tail protein X, producing the protein MAKVKVYRTVLGDTWDLIAFKVYGSEGYFHDLIRSNLRLIDIAIFDANIPVIIPEIADEENDNDERLPPWKRGE
- a CDS encoding phage major tail tube protein, producing MAKTKLPLAIVDADLYINGTNNLEGVGEVELPNIEYATVTTEQLGMAAEFEAPLIGHYKKMSVKIKMDSMNDTLLNFNNSDSIQVECLGALQELNRMTHSPKITGVDATMKGFITKFDGPKVQNGKKFEGSFDMSLTYYKLTINGKTIINIDVLNGIASVNGDYNNIVRKLLGHI